A genomic window from Streptomyces broussonetiae includes:
- a CDS encoding ABC transporter substrate-binding protein, producing the protein MRKTARHASLAAAGLLALSSLTACANDAAGSTADTGSGGGGKGESVKIMVGGLDKVIYLPAMLTQRLGYFRAEGLNVQLLSEPAGVQAETALVSGQVQGAVGFYDHTLDLQVKGKSVESVVQFSRAPGEVEVVSDKAAGGLTSPKDFKGRKLGVTSLGSSTDFLTKYLAVKNGVNVSEFTPVSVGAGPTFIAALQNGAIDGGMTTDPTVATILDKKAGKVLLDMRTPEGSREALGGPYPSSSMYMKTDWVNGHKDTVQKLVNAFVKTLKWMSTHSADEIAAKMPADYSQGNKTLYAQAVKSTLPMFTDDGMMPQGGPETVEKVLKSFHPDIKNAEVDLGRTYTTEFVEAAK; encoded by the coding sequence ATGCGCAAGACCGCCAGACACGCCTCCCTGGCCGCCGCCGGCCTGCTCGCCCTGTCCTCGCTCACCGCCTGCGCCAACGACGCGGCCGGCTCCACAGCCGACACCGGCAGCGGCGGGGGCGGCAAGGGCGAGTCCGTCAAGATCATGGTCGGTGGCCTGGACAAGGTCATCTATCTGCCTGCGATGCTCACCCAGCGCCTCGGCTACTTCCGGGCCGAGGGACTGAACGTCCAGCTGCTCAGTGAGCCCGCCGGGGTCCAGGCCGAGACCGCGCTCGTCTCCGGCCAGGTGCAGGGGGCGGTCGGCTTCTACGACCACACCCTCGACCTCCAGGTGAAGGGCAAGTCGGTGGAGTCGGTCGTGCAGTTCTCCCGAGCCCCCGGCGAGGTCGAGGTCGTCTCGGACAAGGCGGCGGGCGGCCTCACGTCGCCCAAGGACTTCAAGGGCCGCAAGCTGGGCGTGACCAGCCTCGGTTCTTCCACCGACTTCCTCACCAAGTACCTGGCGGTCAAGAACGGCGTCAACGTCAGCGAGTTCACGCCGGTCTCCGTCGGCGCCGGGCCGACCTTCATCGCGGCCCTCCAGAACGGTGCGATCGACGGCGGCATGACCACCGACCCGACCGTCGCGACGATCCTGGACAAGAAGGCGGGCAAGGTCCTCCTCGACATGCGCACCCCCGAGGGCTCGCGGGAGGCGCTGGGCGGCCCGTACCCGTCGTCAAGTATGTACATGAAGACGGACTGGGTGAACGGACACAAGGACACTGTCCAGAAGCTGGTCAATGCATTCGTCAAGACACTCAAGTGGATGTCCACGCACAGTGCCGACGAGATCGCCGCCAAGATGCCCGCCGACTACTCCCAGGGCAACAAGACGCTCTACGCGCAGGCCGTCAAGAGCACCCTGCCGATGTTCACCGACGACGGCATGATGCCCCAGGGCGGCCCCGAGACCGTGGAGAAGGTACTCAAGTCG
- a CDS encoding ABC transporter permease produces MSPEVLSTPVIDTGKVSDRARSRARAARRRRLLVNAARGVVLVAVLGLWEGLSRAKVIDPFNFSMPTKIWDQIWTWVTHGTALGSLGEQIWYTLYEALLGWVLGVIAGVLLGIALGRIRLLAEVLGPYIKVLNSIPRIVLAPIFLIWFGLGPSSKIASAVVLVFFPVFFNAFQGAREVDRNLVANARILGASDRRVTLQVVIPSATSWIFTSLHVSFGFALIGAIVGEYIGATKGIGLLVSQSQNTFNAAGVYAAMVILAVVALVAEGLLTFAERRIFRWKPAGSDD; encoded by the coding sequence ATGTCGCCTGAGGTTCTCAGCACCCCGGTGATCGACACCGGCAAGGTCTCCGATCGTGCGCGGTCCCGCGCCCGGGCCGCGCGCCGCCGCAGGCTCCTCGTCAACGCCGCGCGCGGGGTGGTGCTCGTGGCCGTCCTCGGTCTGTGGGAGGGACTGTCCCGGGCGAAGGTCATCGACCCGTTCAACTTCTCCATGCCTACGAAGATCTGGGACCAGATCTGGACGTGGGTGACGCACGGCACCGCGCTCGGCTCCCTGGGTGAGCAGATCTGGTACACGCTCTACGAGGCACTGCTCGGCTGGGTCCTCGGTGTGATCGCCGGTGTCCTGCTCGGTATTGCGCTCGGCCGGATCAGATTGCTCGCCGAGGTCCTTGGCCCATACATCAAGGTGCTCAACTCCATCCCCAGGATCGTCCTTGCGCCCATCTTCCTGATCTGGTTCGGGCTCGGCCCCTCCTCCAAGATCGCCTCTGCCGTGGTGCTCGTCTTCTTCCCGGTGTTCTTCAACGCCTTCCAGGGCGCCCGCGAGGTGGACCGCAACCTGGTGGCCAACGCCCGCATCCTGGGCGCCAGCGACCGCCGGGTGACTCTCCAGGTGGTCATCCCGTCGGCGACCTCGTGGATCTTCACCAGCCTCCACGTCAGTTTCGGCTTCGCGCTCATCGGCGCCATCGTCGGCGAGTACATCGGCGCGACCAAGGGCATCGGCCTGCTCGTCTCGCAGTCGCAGAACACCTTCAACGCGGCCGGCGTCTATGCCGCGATGGTCATCCTCGCCGTAGTCGCCCTCGTCGCGGAGGGACTGCTGACCTTCGCCGAGCGCCGCATCTTCCGCTGGAAGCCCGCCGGTTCCGACGACTGA
- a CDS encoding ABC transporter ATP-binding protein, protein MSAHTSPAIELRGASKTFRTPSGGLHTAVRGLDLTVGRGEFVAVVGPTGCGKSTTLTLVSGLEEPTEGEVLVAGSPVGGVGDKVGFVFQQDATFPWRTVLSNVMAGPRFRGLPKAEAKEKARDWLARVGLAGFEDRYPHQLSGGQRKRVALAATFVNDPEILLMDEPFSALDVQTRALMSDELLELWEGTGASVVFVTHDLEESIALADRVVVMTAGPATVKQVFDIDLPRPRKVESVRLEPRFIEIYREIWESLGEEVRITRERGAAHVA, encoded by the coding sequence ATGAGCGCACACACCAGCCCCGCCATCGAGCTGCGGGGCGCGAGCAAGACCTTCAGAACCCCGTCAGGGGGACTGCATACGGCCGTGCGCGGCCTGGACCTCACCGTCGGGCGCGGCGAGTTCGTGGCTGTCGTGGGACCGACCGGCTGTGGCAAGTCCACCACGCTGACACTGGTCAGCGGTCTGGAGGAGCCCACCGAGGGCGAGGTGCTGGTGGCCGGGAGTCCGGTCGGCGGCGTCGGCGACAAGGTCGGCTTCGTCTTCCAGCAGGACGCCACGTTCCCCTGGCGGACGGTGCTGTCCAACGTGATGGCCGGCCCGCGCTTTCGTGGCCTGCCCAAGGCGGAGGCCAAGGAGAAGGCGCGGGACTGGCTGGCCCGGGTCGGACTCGCCGGTTTCGAGGACCGTTATCCGCACCAGCTCTCCGGCGGACAGCGCAAGCGCGTCGCCCTCGCCGCCACCTTCGTCAACGACCCCGAGATCCTCCTGATGGACGAGCCGTTCTCCGCGCTCGACGTGCAGACCAGGGCGCTGATGTCCGACGAGTTGCTGGAACTGTGGGAGGGCACGGGCGCTTCGGTCGTCTTCGTCACCCACGACCTCGAGGAGTCCATCGCGCTCGCCGACAGGGTCGTCGTGATGACCGCCGGACCCGCGACCGTGAAGCAGGTCTTCGACATCGACCTGCCGCGACCGCGCAAGGTCGAATCGGTGCGCCTCGAGCCGCGGTTCATCGAGATATACCGCGAGATCTGGGAGTCGCTCGGCGAAGAGGTCCGCATCACCCGTGAAAGGGGTGCGGCCCATGTCGCCTGA
- a CDS encoding response regulator, which translates to MIDVLVVDDDFRVAEINAKYVGKVPGFRVAARAHSTAQALATVERGTVDLVLLDHYLPDGTGLDLVHRMREQGHSTDVIMITAASEVTTVQQAMRLGALHYLVKPFTFAALRTRLESYAALRRTVDRVGGRGLTGQEQVDRIFGALRTAPAPSAPGLPSGHSEPTTDLICGVLHRADQPLSAHEVAVRTGLSRSTAQRYLRHLEQVGRLRLSLKYGDTGRPEHRYAWVAP; encoded by the coding sequence ATGATTGACGTCCTGGTCGTGGACGACGACTTCCGCGTCGCAGAGATAAACGCCAAGTACGTGGGAAAGGTTCCCGGTTTCCGGGTGGCCGCCCGCGCACACAGCACCGCCCAGGCCTTGGCCACCGTCGAACGCGGCACCGTCGACCTGGTCCTGCTCGACCACTATCTGCCCGACGGGACCGGCCTCGACCTCGTCCACCGTATGCGGGAACAGGGCCACAGCACGGACGTCATCATGATCACGGCGGCCAGTGAGGTGACGACCGTCCAGCAGGCGATGCGCCTGGGCGCCCTGCACTATTTGGTCAAGCCGTTCACCTTCGCCGCCCTGCGGACCCGCCTCGAGTCCTACGCCGCCCTGCGGCGCACGGTCGACCGCGTCGGCGGCCGGGGACTGACGGGCCAGGAGCAGGTGGACCGTATCTTCGGGGCACTGCGGACGGCTCCCGCGCCCTCGGCGCCCGGCCTGCCGAGCGGTCACTCCGAGCCCACGACGGACCTGATCTGCGGCGTCCTGCACCGCGCCGACCAGCCGCTGTCGGCCCACGAGGTGGCCGTGCGGACCGGCCTGAGCCGCTCCACGGCCCAGCGCTACCTCCGCCATCTGGAACAGGTCGGCCGACTGCGGCTCTCCCTCAAGTACGGCGACACCGGGCGGCCGGAGCACCGGTACGCCTGGGTTGCGCCTTAG